In the genome of Vicia villosa cultivar HV-30 ecotype Madison, WI linkage group LG7, Vvil1.0, whole genome shotgun sequence, one region contains:
- the LOC131616349 gene encoding pentatricopeptide repeat-containing protein At3g04760, chloroplastic-like produces MTTFSTEFLSHTLNFRNHPNRTSRHSNPNSIVTSSTPLLNEGNTNNNRTTIINQEQFRVNETRPKLVQNCDFRDINSIKALNKSCKSGKYDESLYLLQRMVNRGYKPDVFLCTQLIKGFFNSKKIEKAIQTMEILEKRGEPNVFAYNTVLNGFCKADRVDAANKVLDKMKRRGISPNVVTYNILIGNLCKRGKLDMALRVMDQLLKDNCKPTVITYNVLIEATIIEGGIDEAMKLLDEILLRGLRPNASTYRIVVNGMCREGMLDRAFEYLSSISSKGCVAGVSTYNILLKSLLNEGKWEVGESLMSDMLDKGCEPCAVTYNTLIGSLCRAGKVDEAENVLKSMKKRGLAPDVVTYNILIGNLCGRGKLDLALRVMDQLLKDNCRPNVITYTILIEATIIKRGIDEAMKLLDEMLSRGLRPDAYTNSVVVNGMCREGMLNRAFEYLDKMISDGRLPDIICYNSILASLCKNGHVGEALHIFEKLSEVGCPPDASSYNTLFGALWSSGNKIRALWMILEMLSKGIDPNEITYNSLISCLCRDGLVDQAIELLVDMMESRKFQPTVISYNAVIRGLCKVQRVIDAIEVLAAMNQRGCLPNETTYTSLIRGIGFVGWRKDAMELANSLVNMDAISEDSFKRLS; encoded by the coding sequence ATGACAACATTTTCAACTGAATTCTTGTCACACACTCTCAATTTCAGAAACCACCCAAACCGCACCTCTCGCCACTCAAATCCCAACTCCATCGTCACTTCCTCAACCCCACTTCTTAACGAAGGCAACACTAATAATAACCGAACAACAATAATCAACCAAGAACAATTCAGGGTCAATGAAACAAGGCCAAAACTTGTTCAAAATTGCGACTTTAGAGACATTAATTCCATCAAAGCTCTCAACAAGTCATGCAAATCAGGTAAGTACGATGAGTCTCTCTACTTACTTCAGCGAATGGTTAATAGGGGTTATAAACCCGATGTTTTTCTTTGCACACAATTGATTAAGGGTTTTTTCAATTCTAAGAAAATCGAGAAAGCTATTCAAACTATGGAGATTTTGGAAAAGCGCGGTGAGCCTAATGTTTTCGCTTATAATACTGTTCTAAATGGGTTTTGTAAAGCTGATAGAGTTGATGCTGCTAATAAGGTGCTTGATAAAATGAAAAGGAGAGGTATTTCTCCTAATGTTGTTACTTATAATATTCTTATTGGGAATCTTTGTAAGAGGGGTAAACTTGATATGGCTTTAAGGGTTATGGATCAGTTGTTGAAAGATAATTGTAAACCAACCGTTATAACTTATAATGTTTTGATTGAAGCAACTATTATTGAAGGTGGTATCGACGAAGCTATGAAGCTTTTGGATGAGATATTGTTGAGAGGGCTTCGACCTAATGCGTCTACTTATAGAATTGTTGTTAATGGTATGTGTAGAGAAGGGATGTTGGATAGAGCTTTTGAGTATCTTAGTAGTATAAGTAGTAAGGGCTGTGTTGCTGGTGTGAGTACTTATAATATTCTGTTAAAGAGTCTTTTGAATGAAGGGAAATGggaagttggggagagtttgatgtCGGATATGTTGGATAAAGGTTGTGAGCCGTGTGCTGTGACATACAACACGTTGATTGGTTCCCTTTGTCGTGCTGGTAAAGTTGATGAGGCTGAGAATGTGTTGAAGAGTATGAAGAAGAGAGGTTTGGCTCCTGATGTTGTTACTTATAATATTCTTATTGGAAATCTTTGTGGGAGGGGTAAACTTGATTTGGCTTTAAGGGTTATGGATCAGTTGTTGAAAGATAATTGTAGGCCAAATGTTATAACTTATACTATTCTGATTGAAGCAACTATTATCAAACGTGGTATTGACGAAGCTATGAAGCTTTTAGATGAGATGTTGTCGAGAGGGCTTCGACCTGATGCGTATACTAACAGTGTTGTTGTTAATGGTATGTGTAGAGAAGGGATGTTGAATAGAGCTTTTGAGTATTTGGATAAAATGATATCAGATGGTCGTTTGCCTGATATTATTTGCTATAACTCGATCTTGGCTTCTCTGTGTAAGAATGGACATGTTGGTGAGGCGTTGCACATCTTTGAGAAGCTCAGTGAAGTGGGCTGTCCTCCAGATGCAAGTTCTTATAATACATTGTTTGGTGCATTGTGGAGCAGCGGCAATAAAATTAGAGCGTTATGGATGATTCTAGAGATGTTAAGCAAAGGCATTGATCCTAATGAGATCACCTATAATTCACTTATTTCTTGCTTGTGCAGAGATGGATTGGTGGATCAGGCAATTGAGTTGCTGGTTGACATGATGGAGAGTCGCAAGTTTCAGCCTACTGTTATTAGTTACAATGCTGTTATTCGTGGATTGTGCAAGGTGCAAAGAGTCATAGATGCTATTGAGGTGCTTGCTGCTATGAATCAGAGAGGATGCTTGCCAAATGAAACAACCTACACATCGTTGATTCGAGGGATTGGTTTTGTAGGATGGCGAAAGGACGCTATGGAGTTGGCTAACTCACTTGTTAACATGGATGCTATTTCGGAAGATTCATTCAAACGTTTGAGTTGA